A window of Lysobacter terrestris contains these coding sequences:
- the ung gene encoding uracil-DNA glycosylase: MNETVERIKLEPSWKTRIGEYLQRDDMQQLSAFLRERKAQGARVFPPGPQIFAALEATPFDDVNVVILGQDPYHGVGQAHGLCFSVQPGIAVPPSLDNIYKEIQRDLGIARPNHGCLTHWAEQGVLLLNAVLTVEEGRAGAHQGKGWEGFTDHIVDLLNREREHLVFLLWGSYAQAKGKVIDPRRHLVLKAPHPSPLSAHRGFIGCGHFSATNRYLAQHGRPPIDWSLPAQAAGRAQPLV, from the coding sequence ATGAACGAAACCGTCGAACGCATCAAGCTCGAGCCGTCCTGGAAGACGCGCATCGGTGAGTACCTGCAGCGCGACGACATGCAGCAGCTGTCGGCGTTCCTGCGCGAACGCAAGGCACAGGGCGCGCGGGTGTTTCCGCCGGGGCCGCAGATCTTCGCCGCGCTGGAGGCGACGCCGTTCGACGACGTGAACGTGGTGATCCTCGGCCAGGATCCCTACCACGGCGTCGGCCAGGCGCACGGCCTGTGCTTCTCGGTGCAGCCCGGCATCGCCGTGCCGCCGTCGCTGGACAACATCTACAAGGAAATCCAGCGCGACCTCGGCATCGCGCGGCCCAACCACGGCTGCCTGACGCATTGGGCCGAACAGGGCGTGCTGCTGCTCAACGCAGTGCTGACCGTCGAGGAAGGCCGCGCCGGCGCGCACCAGGGCAAGGGTTGGGAGGGCTTCACCGACCACATCGTCGACCTGCTCAACCGCGAGCGCGAGCACCTGGTGTTCCTGCTCTGGGGCAGCTACGCCCAGGCCAAGGGCAAGGTGATCGATCCACGCCGGCACCTGGTGCTGAAGGCGCCGCATCCGTCGCCGCTGTCGGCGCATCGCGGCTTCATCGGCTGCGGGCATTTCTCCGCCACCAACCGCTACCTGGCGCAGCACGGCAGGCCGCCGATCGACTGGTCGTTGCCGGCGCAGGCGGCCGGGCGCGCCCAGCCCCTGGTGTAG
- the trxA gene encoding thioredoxin — translation MSDKVMHVGDADFDAVVLGSSEPVLVDFWAEWCGPCKMIAPALDELADTYAGKARIVKVNVDHNRASAMKYHVRSIPMLLLFKDGQIHSQQIGAVGKAQLSQMIDKAL, via the coding sequence GTGAGCGACAAAGTGATGCATGTCGGCGATGCCGATTTCGACGCCGTCGTGCTGGGCTCGTCCGAGCCGGTCCTCGTCGACTTCTGGGCCGAATGGTGCGGCCCCTGCAAGATGATCGCCCCGGCCCTGGACGAACTGGCCGATACCTACGCCGGCAAGGCCAGGATCGTGAAGGTCAACGTCGACCACAACCGCGCCAGCGCGATGAAGTACCACGTGCGCTCGATCCCGATGCTGCTGCTGTTCAAGGACGGCCAGATCCATTCGCAGCAGATCGGCGCGGTCGGCAAGGCCCAGCTCAGCCAGATGATCGACAAGGCGCTGTGA
- the rhlB gene encoding ATP-dependent RNA helicase RhlB produces the protein MSDKPLTDITFDSFELHPSLLAGLEAAGFTRCTPIQALTLPLALNGRDVAGQAQTGTGKTLAFLVAVMNRLLTRPALAERKPEDPRALILAPTRELAIQIHKDAVKFGSDLGLKFALVYGGVDYDKQREILQKGADVIIATPGRLIDYVKQHKVVSLHACEMCVLDEADRMFDLGFIKDIRFLLRRMPERTTRQTLLFSATLSHRVLELAYEHMNEPEKLVVEAETVTAARVRQKLYYPADEEKLPLLLGLLSRSEGARTMVFVNTKAFVERVARALERAGYRVGVLSGDVPQKKRESLLKKFQAGQLEILVATDVAARGLHIDGVSHVYNYDLPFDAEDYVHRIGRTARLGAEGDAISFACERYGISLPDIEAYIEQKIPGEHVTPEMLVALPRTPREVPAGADGDDDESIGAIFKEAREQRAADEERRGGGRSRSGSGGGRREGSRDGARREGGPRRERTPGEARPPRAERPAAAPVVAAAAVAAVPAAEGERAPRKRRRRRGGRRIENGEAVQAATAAKASVNVAAKPAAKPAAAAPAKPGLLARIGHGLKKLVTRAPSSQH, from the coding sequence ATGAGCGATAAGCCCCTAACCGATATCACGTTCGATTCGTTCGAACTCCACCCGTCCTTGCTGGCGGGCCTCGAAGCCGCCGGCTTCACCCGCTGCACGCCGATCCAGGCGCTCACCTTGCCGCTGGCCCTGAACGGCCGCGACGTCGCCGGCCAGGCGCAGACCGGCACCGGCAAGACCCTCGCCTTCCTCGTGGCGGTGATGAACCGCCTGCTGACGCGCCCGGCCCTGGCCGAGCGCAAGCCGGAAGACCCGCGTGCGCTGATCCTCGCCCCGACCCGTGAACTCGCCATCCAGATCCACAAGGATGCGGTGAAGTTCGGCAGCGACCTCGGCCTGAAGTTCGCCCTGGTCTACGGCGGCGTCGACTACGACAAGCAGCGCGAGATCCTGCAGAAGGGCGCCGACGTCATCATCGCCACGCCCGGCCGCCTGATCGACTACGTCAAGCAGCACAAGGTCGTGTCGCTGCACGCCTGCGAGATGTGCGTGCTCGACGAAGCCGACCGCATGTTCGACCTCGGCTTCATCAAGGACATCCGCTTCCTGCTGCGGCGCATGCCCGAGCGCACCACGCGCCAGACCCTGCTGTTCTCGGCGACGCTGTCGCACCGCGTGCTCGAACTCGCCTACGAGCACATGAACGAGCCGGAAAAGCTCGTGGTCGAAGCCGAAACGGTGACCGCCGCGCGCGTGCGCCAGAAGCTGTACTACCCGGCGGACGAGGAGAAGTTGCCGCTGCTGCTCGGCCTGCTTTCGCGCAGCGAGGGCGCGCGCACGATGGTGTTCGTCAACACCAAGGCGTTCGTCGAGCGCGTCGCGCGTGCGCTGGAACGCGCCGGCTACCGCGTCGGCGTGCTCTCCGGCGACGTCCCGCAGAAGAAGCGCGAATCACTGCTGAAGAAGTTCCAGGCCGGCCAGCTCGAGATCCTGGTCGCCACCGACGTGGCCGCGCGCGGCCTGCACATCGATGGCGTGTCGCACGTCTACAACTACGACCTGCCGTTCGACGCGGAGGACTACGTGCACCGCATCGGCCGCACCGCGCGCCTGGGCGCCGAGGGCGATGCGATCAGCTTCGCCTGCGAGCGCTACGGCATCTCGCTGCCCGACATCGAGGCCTATATCGAGCAGAAGATCCCGGGCGAGCACGTGACGCCGGAGATGCTGGTCGCGCTGCCGCGCACGCCGCGCGAAGTCCCGGCCGGTGCGGACGGCGACGACGACGAAAGCATCGGCGCCATCTTCAAGGAAGCGCGCGAGCAGCGTGCCGCCGACGAAGAGCGTCGTGGCGGTGGCCGCAGCCGCAGTGGCAGCGGTGGCGGCCGTCGCGAGGGTTCGCGCGACGGGGCCCGTCGCGAAGGCGGCCCGCGCCGCGAACGCACGCCGGGCGAGGCGCGTCCGCCGCGTGCCGAGCGTCCCGCCGCGGCGCCGGTCGTGGCCGCAGCTGCGGTGGCCGCAGTGCCCGCCGCCGAAGGCGAGCGCGCGCCGCGCAAGCGCCGTCGCCGTCGCGGCGGTCGTCGCATCGAGAACGGTGAAGCCGTGCAGGCAGCAACGGCCGCCAAGGCGTCGGTGAACGTGGCCGCCAAGCCCGCCGCCAAGCCGGCCGCCGCGGCCCCGGCCAAGCCCGGCCTGCTGGCGCGCATCGGCCACGGCCTGAAGAAGCTGGTCACCCGCGCGCCCAGTTCGCAGCACTGA
- a CDS encoding response regulator: MSSQDLRHLDNAAPRVMVVDGSKLVRKMIGDVLVREVADAELVACGSIEEARNALAQGAVNLVTTSLVLPDGDGIVLARTVREASGQAYVPVIVVSGNAQDALEARRFTEDVTDYFDKGLGYGALAAFIRGYVQPEPIPGARVLYVEDSKVVAMATKRMLERSGLVVVHFVGVEEALEYLEQHRGNDDPGADLVLTDVYLKGVLEGSDLLKRIRHDFGYGKRRLPVLVMTGDANPDNQSELLRMGANDLVLKPIEERLLVTKTLFQLRVAKIPEQRTLDA, encoded by the coding sequence ATGTCATCGCAGGACCTGCGCCACCTCGACAATGCCGCGCCGCGCGTGATGGTGGTGGACGGCAGCAAGCTGGTGCGCAAGATGATTGGCGACGTGCTCGTGCGCGAAGTCGCCGATGCCGAACTGGTCGCCTGCGGCAGCATCGAGGAGGCGCGCAACGCGCTCGCGCAGGGCGCGGTCAACCTGGTCACCACCTCGCTGGTGCTGCCGGACGGCGACGGCATCGTCCTGGCGCGCACCGTGCGCGAGGCGTCGGGACAGGCGTACGTGCCGGTCATCGTCGTGTCCGGCAATGCGCAGGACGCGCTGGAAGCGCGCCGCTTCACCGAAGACGTCACCGATTACTTCGACAAGGGCCTGGGCTACGGCGCGCTGGCCGCCTTCATCCGTGGCTACGTGCAGCCCGAGCCGATCCCCGGCGCGCGCGTGCTGTACGTGGAAGACAGCAAGGTCGTCGCGATGGCGACCAAGCGCATGCTCGAGCGCAGCGGCCTGGTCGTCGTGCATTTCGTCGGCGTCGAAGAGGCGCTCGAATACCTGGAGCAGCACCGCGGCAACGACGATCCGGGCGCCGACCTGGTGCTCACCGACGTCTACCTGAAGGGCGTGCTGGAAGGCAGCGACCTGCTCAAGCGCATCCGCCACGATTTCGGCTACGGCAAGCGCCGTCTGCCGGTGCTAGTGATGACCGGCGACGCCAACCCCGACAACCAGAGCGAACTGCTGCGCATGGGCGCGAACGATTTGGTGCTCAAGCCGATCGAGGAGCGCCTGCTGGTGACCAAGACGCTGTTCCAGCTGCGCGTGGCGAAGATCCCCGAGCAACGCACGCTGGATGCGTAG
- the ftsE gene encoding cell division ATP-binding protein FtsE translates to MSVLRFDNVSKRYDSGHHALTDVSFEVAPGEMLFVTGHSGAGKSTLLKLIHLSERASRGAVLFGEKNLAKVRGGRIALHRRDVGVVYQDHRLLTDRNVADNVGLPLVLRGMRRGDIAKRVRSVLEKVGLAARANAFPGQLSAGEQQRVGIARAIVSEPKLLVADEPTGNLDPTLSAEILALFASLPERGTSVLVASHDLGLLKRMKKRVLVLNEGRLVDDISPQELAE, encoded by the coding sequence ATGAGCGTCCTGCGCTTCGACAACGTCAGCAAACGCTACGACAGCGGTCACCACGCGCTGACCGACGTCAGCTTCGAAGTCGCCCCGGGCGAGATGCTGTTCGTCACCGGTCATTCCGGTGCCGGCAAGAGCACGCTGCTCAAGCTCATCCACCTCAGCGAGCGCGCCAGCCGCGGCGCGGTGTTGTTCGGCGAGAAGAACCTCGCCAAGGTGCGCGGCGGCCGCATCGCCCTGCATCGCCGCGACGTCGGCGTGGTCTACCAGGACCACCGCCTTCTCACCGACCGCAACGTCGCCGACAACGTCGGCCTGCCGCTGGTGCTGCGTGGCATGCGCCGCGGCGACATCGCCAAGCGCGTGCGCAGCGTGCTGGAAAAGGTCGGTCTCGCCGCGCGCGCCAACGCCTTCCCCGGGCAGCTCTCGGCCGGCGAGCAGCAGCGCGTCGGCATCGCGCGCGCGATCGTCAGCGAACCCAAGCTGCTGGTCGCCGACGAGCCCACCGGCAACCTCGATCCCACCCTGTCGGCGGAGATCCTCGCCCTGTTCGCCTCGCTGCCCGAGCGCGGCACCAGCGTGCTGGTCGCCAGCCACGACCTCGGCCTGCTCAAGCGCATGAAGAAGCGCGTGCTGGTGCTCAACGAAGGGCGTCTCGTCGACGACATCTCGCCGCAGGAACTGGCCGAATGA
- the ftsX gene encoding permease-like cell division protein FtsX: MNSEVEAIRPQSRLGMWFDHHVYSLVASLGRMLRKPWATALTVGVMAVALALPLGLWVALQNVERFAGNVQQSRQVSLFLKTAVASERARALADELQARADVAAVELRTPEQGLDELRRRGLGDSVAALEGNPLPSLLIVTPKADGDGDAEAALVQALQQLPEADVVQHDAGWRDRLAQWLRFGMRLAWVLAALLGFGALLVVGNTVRLDIQSRRDEIGVLQLLGASDGFIRRPFLYLGACYGVIAGALALAVLTVADLALRAPLAELARSYGSGFALHGFDLPQAIATVLGAGVLGWLGAGFVTGHYLRQTRPTET, translated from the coding sequence ATGAACAGCGAAGTCGAGGCCATCCGGCCGCAGTCGCGGCTGGGCATGTGGTTCGACCACCACGTCTACAGCCTCGTCGCCAGCCTGGGGCGCATGCTGCGCAAGCCGTGGGCGACCGCGCTCACTGTCGGGGTGATGGCGGTGGCGCTCGCGTTGCCGCTGGGCCTGTGGGTCGCGCTGCAGAACGTCGAACGCTTCGCCGGCAACGTGCAGCAATCGCGGCAGGTGAGCCTGTTCCTGAAGACGGCGGTCGCGTCCGAACGCGCCCGCGCGCTCGCGGACGAGCTGCAGGCGCGCGCGGACGTCGCCGCGGTCGAACTGCGCACGCCGGAGCAAGGATTGGACGAACTGCGCCGCCGCGGCCTGGGCGATTCGGTCGCCGCGCTGGAAGGCAACCCCTTGCCCAGCCTGTTGATCGTCACGCCCAAGGCCGACGGCGACGGCGATGCCGAAGCCGCGCTGGTGCAGGCGTTGCAGCAACTGCCCGAGGCCGATGTCGTCCAGCACGACGCCGGCTGGCGCGACCGGCTCGCGCAGTGGCTGCGCTTCGGCATGCGCCTGGCGTGGGTGCTGGCGGCGCTGCTCGGATTCGGCGCGCTGCTGGTGGTCGGCAACACCGTGCGCCTCGACATCCAGTCGCGGCGCGACGAAATCGGTGTGCTGCAGTTGCTCGGCGCCAGCGATGGCTTCATCCGCCGGCCGTTCCTGTACCTGGGCGCGTGCTACGGCGTGATCGCCGGTGCGCTCGCGCTCGCCGTGCTGACCGTGGCCGATCTCGCCCTGCGCGCGCCGCTGGCGGAACTCGCGCGCAGTTATGGCAGCGGGTTCGCCCTGCATGGCTTCGACCTGCCGCAGGCGATCGCGACCGTGCTGGGCGCCGGCGTGCTGGGATGGCTCGGCGCCGGCTTCGTGACCGGCCATTACCTGCGCCAGACCCGTCCGACCGAAACCTGA